One Vigna unguiculata cultivar IT97K-499-35 chromosome 11, ASM411807v1, whole genome shotgun sequence DNA window includes the following coding sequences:
- the LOC114168324 gene encoding uncharacterized protein LOC114168324 yields the protein MCSYKTKVTVGIEVTATATYPLARINGRPVLQPTCNRVPSLERRNSIKKVSPKSYFPPSPPLPTKTSLTPPVSPKSRSPRPLATKRGSDNNGLNSSSEKIVIPRHTIKTPPTLERKKSKSFKDSSSSASIEASLSYSSTLITESPGSIAAVRREQMALQHAQRKMKIAHYGRSKSAKFERVVPLDPSTNLPSKTSEEEKRCSFITPNSDPIYIAYHDVEWGVPVHDDKMLFELLVLSGAQVGSDWTSILKKRQNFRTAFSEFDAATLANMTDKQMVSISLEYGIDISRVRGVVDNANRILEINKEFGSFDKYIWGFVNHKPISTQYKFGHKIPVKTSKSESISKDMIRRGFRFVGPTVLHSFMQAAGLTNDHLITCHRHLQCTTESSQ from the exons ATGTGCAGCTACAAGACCAAAGTAACTGTAGGCATAGAAGTCACAGCCACAGCCACATACCCTTTGGCCAGAATCAATGGTAGGCCAGTTCTTCAACCTACTTGTAACAGAGTTCCTAGTCTTGAGAGAAGAAATTCAATCAAGAAAGTGtcaccaaaatcatattttccaccttcaccaccacttcCAACCAAAACCTCACTAACACCTCCTGTTTCTCCAAAGTCTAGGTCACCTAGGCCTCTAGCTACAAAGAGAGGCAGTGATAATAATGGACTGAACTCAAGTTCTGAGAAGATTGTTATCCCAAGACACACCATCAAAACTCCTCCAACTCTAGAGAGGAAAAAGTCTAAGAGTTTTAAGGATTCATCTTCTTCTGCCTCCATAGAGGCCTCATTGAGCTACTCTTCCACTCTGATCACTGAATCCCCAGGAAGCATTGCTGCAGTGAGGAGGGAACAGATGGCACTGCAGCATGCACAGAGAAAAATGAAGATTGCCCATTATGGAAGATCAAAGTCTGCAAAGTTTGAAAGAGTTGTTCCTCTTGATCCTTCAACCAATCTTCCTTCAAAGACAAGTGAGGAGGAGAAGAGATGCAGCTTTATCACACCTAATTCAG ATCCTATCTATATTGCTTATCATGATGTAGAATGGGGAGTTCCAGTTCATGATGACAA GATGTTGTTTGAGCTTCTAGTTTTAAGTGGTGCTCAGGTTGGATCAGATTGGACCTCAATCTTGAAGAAACGCCAGAATTTCAG GACTGCATTTTCAGAATTTGATGCAGCAACCTTGGCCAACATGACTGATAAGCAAATGGTATCTATTAGTTTGGAATATGGCATTGATATCAGCAGAGTTCGAGGTGTTGTTGACAATGCTAACAGAATTTTAGAG ATTAACAAGGAGTTTGGTTCATTTGACAAGTACATTTGGGGTTTTGTGAATCACAAACCCATCTCCACACAATACAAGTTTGGCCACAAGATTCCAGTGAAGACATCAAAATCAGAGAGCATAAGCAAAGACATGATCAGAAGAGGGTTTAGGTTTGTAGGTCCAACAGTGCTACACTCATTTATGCAAGCAGCAGGACTCACCAATGACCACTTAATCACTTGCCATAGACACTTGCAATGCACAACAGAGTCCTCTCAATAG
- the LOC114169466 gene encoding serine/threonine-protein kinase RHS3-like, producing MNQAYANSSNDFESHIHKENQYTTNHTSISDYKTSREREIEQVFSKHNAKVTSKPTSKPHHVHNNNTYEFSTTEHPSPSTRMFLNHNHSTTTSPRTTTEDARNFLVPAKNTILGGHRSGSSSRSDSLESISIAHTKPHTPSTRMSSNHNPSTTTSPGATTEDARNFLVPTKNTILGCHKSVSSSRSDSLKSISIAHIKPHTLSTRMSSNHYPSTMTTLGATTEDVRNFLVPKKNTIQGGHRSGSSSRSDSLDSICCAHIKPHTGGDVRWDAINMVSNGNGLDLSHFKLLKRVGYGDIGSVYLVELKGTKAFFAMKVMDKAALASRNKLLRAQTEREILGLLDHPFLPTLYSYFETDKYYCLVMEFCSSGSLHCLRMKQPSKHFTEEATRFYCSEILLALEYLHMLGIVYRDLKPENVLVRDEGHIMLSDFDLSLRCSVNPTLVKSSSAHESSNGPYGGLLSHDQTIHGCMHHSSFFPRILPSKKNRKTKSDFGLVVGGCLPELMAEPTNVRSMSFVGTHEYLAPEIIRGEGHGSAVDWWTFGIFLYELLHGITPFKGAGNRATLFNVVGQPLRFPEKPVVSKVARDLIQGLLVKEPKKRFAYKRGATEIKQHPFFHGVNWALVRSATPPIIPEPFDFSPYIRKTDVPPMDKRVADIIASHKSNHTQPDSSYEDFEYF from the exons ATGAATCAGGCTTATGCAAATTCAtcaaatgattttgaaagtcatatccacaaagaaaatcaatatACCACTAATCATACTTCCATAAGTGATTACAAAACCAGCCGAGAAAGAGAAATAGAACAAGTTTTTTCTAAACATAATGCAAAAGTGACGAGTAAACCAACATCTAAACCCCATCACGTTCATAACAACAATACTTATGAGTTTTCCACTACTGAGCACCCATCTCCAAGTACAAGAATGTTTTTAAATCACAATCATTCAACCACAACATCACCAAGAACAACAACAGAAGATGCAAGAAATTTTCTTGTACCTGCCAAAAACACCATTCTAGGTGGTCATAGAAGTGGCAGTAGCTCTCGTAGTGACAGTTTAGAGAGCATTAGCATTGCACATACTAAGCCACATACTCCAAGTACAAGAATGTCTTCAAATCACAATCCTTCAACCACAACATCACCAGGAGCAACAACAGAAGATGCAAGGAATTTTCTTGTACCCACAAAAAACACAATTCTAGGTTGCCATAAAAGTGTTAGTAGCTCTCGTAGTGACAGTTTAAAGAGCATAAGCATTGCACATATTAAGCCGCATACTCTAAGTACAAGAATGTCTTCAAATCACTATCCTTCAACCATGACGACACTAGGAGCAACAACAGAAGATGTAAGAAATTTTCTTGTACCTAAAAAAAACACCATTCAAGGTGGTCATAGAAGTGGCAGTAGCTCTCGTAGTGACAGTTTAGATAGCATTTGTTGTGCACATATTAAGCCTCATACTGGAGGTGATGTGAGGTGGGATGCAATTAACATGGTTTCTAATGGTAATGGTCTTGATCTCAGTCATTTCAAGCTTTTAAAGCGTGTTGGATATGGTGATATTGGAAGTGTGTACCTTGTGGAACTTAAAGGAACCAAAGCATTCTTTGCGATGAAAGTAATGGATAAGGCAGCACTTGCTAGTAGAAATAAGCTTTTGAGAGCACAAACAGAAAGAGAAATACTTGGACTTCTTGATCACCCTTTTCTGCCAactttatattcttattttgagaCTGATAAATACTATTGTCTAGTCATGGAGTTTTGTAGCAGTGGTAGTTTGCATTGTCTTCGAATGAAACAACCTAGCAAGCATTTCACTGAAGAAGCTACACG GTTTTATTGTTCTGAAATTTTGTTAGCCTTGGAATACTTGCACATGTTAGGCATTGTGTATAGAGACTTAAAACCAGAAAATGTTCTAGTTCGAGATGAAGGTCACATAATGTTATCAGATTTTGACTTATCTCTTCGATGCTCTGTGAATCCTACACTAGTGAAGTCCTCATCTGCACACGAAAGTAGTAATGGTCCTTATGGAGGCCTTCTAAGTCATGATCAAACAATACATGGTTGCATGCACCACTCAAGTTTCTTTCCACGCATTTTGCCTTCAAAAAAGAATCGTAAGACAAAGTCAGATTTTGGCCTTGTGGTTGGAGGATGCCTCCCTGAACTAATGGCTGAGCCTACAAATGTGAGGTCAATGTCCTTTGTAGGGACACATGAGTATCTTGCACCAGAGATTATTCGTGGTGAAGGACATGGTAGTGCAGTGGATTGGTGGACCTTTGGAATCTTTTTGTATGAGCTTTTGCATGGAATAACACCCTTTAAAGGTGCTGGAAATAGAGCGACCCTTTTCAATGTTGTAGGACAACCCTTAAGGTTTCCAGAAAAACCAGTTGTTAGCAAAGTGGCAAGAGACCTTATACAAGGGTTGTTAGTGAAAGAGCCTAAAAAAAGATTTGCTTACAAGAGAGGTGCCACAGAAATAAAGCAACACCCCTTTTTCCATGGAGTGAATTGGGCTCTTGTTAGAAGTGCTACACCTCCAATTATACCAGAACCTTTTGATTTTTCCCCGTACATTAGAAAAACAGATGTTCCACCTATGGATAAAAGGGTTGCAGATATTATTGCAAGTCATAAAAGCAACCATACACAACCAGATTCATCTTATGAAGATTTTGAGTACTTTTAA